From a region of the Mauremys mutica isolate MM-2020 ecotype Southern chromosome 12, ASM2049712v1, whole genome shotgun sequence genome:
- the LOC123346570 gene encoding uncharacterized protein LOC123346570, with translation MNCFMKNHLMLIHEEEQDIILVIQQHLQGRAEALHNRHLRSLDTILRGCLTETPTVEKLQHLLEHIHRSLLAKNTQERARAVQTSAALLQFATSLPGFDTSSTFSKAGEFVLQLGLCAYHPASDISRHAKGGISWLHKLLLQKRGLNTRKAADLWCQDGLHDPKHLGYRNLARVGEVFGEIFTEDQKRSFLQAGLLAIHHPHNRISHAGLVLTYSIVGEAGQLLEDEGEITNKIMGQLFNIRLMGKLPDALQELCSVGQD, from the exons ATGAACTGCTTTATGAAGAACCACCTCATGTTAATCCAT gaggaggagcaagacATCATCTTGGTGAtccagcagcacctgcagggcagagctgag gctctgcacaaccGCCATTTGCGGAGCCTGGATACCATCCTCAGGGGCTGCCTAACAGAGACCCCCACcgtggagaagctgcagcacctcctggag CACATCCATCGCTCTCTCCTGGCAAAaaacacccaggagagagccagggccgtccagaccagcgcggccctgctccagtttgctacctccctgcctggatttgac acctcctccaccttctccaaggcaggtgaatttgtgctgcagctgggtctctgtgCATACCACCCAGCCAGTGACATCAGTCGGCATGCCAAGGGTGGGATCTCTTGGCTGCACAAGCTCCTGCtccagaagaggg ggctcaacaccaggaaggcagcagacctGTGGTGCCAGGACGGGCTCCATGACCCCAAGCACCTGGGATATAGAAATctggccagggtgggagag gtcttCGGAGAAATATTCACCGAAGACCAGAAGAGGAGTTTCCTCCAGGCGGGCCTGCTGGCCATCCACCACCCCCACAACCGCATCAGCCATGCTGGCCTGGTGCTGACGTATTCCATCGTGGGGGAAGCCGGCCAGCTGCTAGAGGACGAG ggGGAAATTACAAACAAAATCATGGGACAGCTATTTAATATCAGGCTCATGGGCAAGCTGCCCGACGCCCTGCAGGAGCTGTGCTCCGTGGGGCAGGATTGA
- the LOC123346557 gene encoding zinc finger protein 271-like isoform X2, translating into MQENYETVTSLGFPIPKPELIAQLERGEEPWVPDLQAGEEREVLRCTCTGAERVGENVEGNHHEEVPGEVELQGTFVGRAEGNFSQCWEQGEACGNWHTSERLMGNHPGKEVNESINCGAGDKDPTALRTNPKEEKPYHYLQCEKGFIVRPQLVTHQTIHAGEKPLQCLVPGKIFNICSDFNNHGKSHIEEKSYQCLEGRNCLNSALITHQVNHTGERAHKCLDCGESYTQQSDLVKHQAIHIGDRPHKCLDCGKSFKNTSDLVKHQSLHTGERPHKCLDCGKSYIWRSELVRHQAIHTGKRPHKCLDCGKSFTQRSYLVTHQRIHTGERPHKCLDCGKSFIWRSELAKHQRIHTGEKPHRCLDCGKCYTRRSSLVSHQAIHTGERPHKCLDCGKSFIRRSALVRHQAIHTGEKSHESVDYGKGFIQRSNLVKHQAIHIGERPHKCLDCGKSFRDTSALVKHQSLHTGERPHKCLDCGKSYIRRSELVRHQRIHTGERPYKCLHCGKGFTQRSYLVTHQRIHTGERPYKCLDCGKSFIWKSDLVKHRAVHTGERPHMCLDCGKSYTRRSDLVRHQAFHTGERPHKCLDCGKSFIRRSILVKHQANHTGEKSHKCLDCGKSFISRSDHLKHQRMHTGERPHKCVDCEKSFIRRSALVKHRKIHTRERPYKCLDCGESFEIPSSLVLHHRFHTGKRSHKCLVCGKGFICRSHLVRHQRIHTGERLWGNFTQRSHLIKHERIHTGS; encoded by the exons atgcaggagaactacgagacggtgacctcactgg GATTCccaattcccaaacctgagctgatcgcccagctggaacgaggggaagagccatgggtgcCCGATCTCCAGGCCGGTGAGGAAAGAGAGGTTCTGAGATgcacctgcacag gtgctgaGAGAGTCGGTGAGAACGTGGAGGGGAATCATCATGAGGAAGTTCCCGGGGAAGTGGAACTGCAGGGGACCTTTGTGGGaagagctgaagggaatttttcccagtgctgggaacagGGAGAAGCTTGTGGAAATTGGCACACGTCAGAGAGGCTGATGGGAAACCACCCAGGGAAGGAAGTGAATGAATCTATTAACTGTGGGGCAGGAGACAAGGATCCCACAGCCCTGCGGACAAATCCCAAGGAAGAGAAACCCTACCACTACCTGCAGTGTGAGAAAGGATTCATTGTGAGACCACAGCTTGttacacatcagacaatccatgCTGGAGAGAAACCTCTTCAATGCTTGGTCCCTGGGAAAATCTTCAATATCTGCTCAGACTTTAATAACCATGGGAAAAGCCACATAGAAGAGAAATCCTATCAATGCCTCGAGGGCAGGAACTGTTTGAATTCAGCACTAATTACACATCAGGTaaaccacacaggagagagagcccacaagtgcttagactgtggggaAAGTTACACACAGCAatcagaccttgttaaacatcaggcaatccacataGGAGACAGACCCCACAAGTGTttggattgtgggaaaagtttcaaaaacacatcagaccttgttaaacatcagtcattacacacaggagagagacctcataaatgcttagactgtgggaaaagttacaTATGGAGGTCGGAGCTTgttagacatcaggcaatccacacaggaaagagacctcataagtgcttagactgtggaaagaGTTTCACACAGCGATCATATCTTGTaacacatcagaggatccacacaggagagagaccccataagtgcttggattgtgggaaaagtttcatatggAGGTCAGAACTcgctaaacatcagagaatccacacaggagagaaaccccataggtgcttagactgtgggaaatgtTACACACGGCGGTCAAGCCTTGTttcacatcaggcaatccacactggagaaagaccgcataagtgcttagactgtggaaaaagcttcatacGGAGGTCAGCCCTTgttagacatcaggcaatccacacaggagagaaatccCATGAAAGTGTGGACTATGGGAAaggtttcatacagaggtcaaaccttgttaaacatcaggcaatccacataGGAGaaagaccccacaagtgcttggactgtgggaaaagtttcagagaCACAtcagcccttgttaaacatcagtcattacacacaggagagagacctcataaatgcttagactgtggaaaaagttacaTACGGAGGTCAGAGCTtgttagacatcagagaatccacacaggagagagaccctataagtgCTTGCACTGTGGAAAGGGTTTCACACAGCGATCATATCTTGTAACacaccagaggatccacacaggagagagaccctataagtgcttggactgtgggaaaagtttcatatggaagtcagaccttgttaaacatcgggcagtccacacaggagagagaccccatatgtgcttagactgtgggaaaagttacaCACGGCGGTCAGACCTTGTTAGGCATCAGGcattccacacaggagagagacctcataagtgcttagactgtggaaaaagcttcatacGGAGGTCAatccttgttaaacatcaggcaaaccacacaggagagaaatcccataagtgcttagactgcgggaaaagtttcatatcGAGGTCAGACCACCTTAAacatcagagaatgcacacaggagagagacctcacaAGTGTGTGGACTGTGAaaaaagtttcatacggaggtcagcccttgttaaacatcggaaaatccacacaagagagagaccctataagtgTTTGGACTGTGGGGAAAGTTTCGAAATCCCATCATCCCTTGTTTTACATCACAGATTCCACACAGGAAAGAGATCCCACAAGTGTTTAGTCTGTGGAAAAGGTTTCATATGTAGGTCACACCTtgttagacatcagagaatccatacaggagagagacTGTGGGGAAATTTCACGCAGAGATCACACCTCATtaaacatgagagaatccacacaggatcttAA
- the LOC123346557 gene encoding zinc finger protein 271-like isoform X1 yields MQENYETVTSLGFPIPKPELIAQLERGEEPWVPDLQAGEEREVLRCTCTAGAERVGENVEGNHHEEVPGEVELQGTFVGRAEGNFSQCWEQGEACGNWHTSERLMGNHPGKEVNESINCGAGDKDPTALRTNPKEEKPYHYLQCEKGFIVRPQLVTHQTIHAGEKPLQCLVPGKIFNICSDFNNHGKSHIEEKSYQCLEGRNCLNSALITHQVNHTGERAHKCLDCGESYTQQSDLVKHQAIHIGDRPHKCLDCGKSFKNTSDLVKHQSLHTGERPHKCLDCGKSYIWRSELVRHQAIHTGKRPHKCLDCGKSFTQRSYLVTHQRIHTGERPHKCLDCGKSFIWRSELAKHQRIHTGEKPHRCLDCGKCYTRRSSLVSHQAIHTGERPHKCLDCGKSFIRRSALVRHQAIHTGEKSHESVDYGKGFIQRSNLVKHQAIHIGERPHKCLDCGKSFRDTSALVKHQSLHTGERPHKCLDCGKSYIRRSELVRHQRIHTGERPYKCLHCGKGFTQRSYLVTHQRIHTGERPYKCLDCGKSFIWKSDLVKHRAVHTGERPHMCLDCGKSYTRRSDLVRHQAFHTGERPHKCLDCGKSFIRRSILVKHQANHTGEKSHKCLDCGKSFISRSDHLKHQRMHTGERPHKCVDCEKSFIRRSALVKHRKIHTRERPYKCLDCGESFEIPSSLVLHHRFHTGKRSHKCLVCGKGFICRSHLVRHQRIHTGERLWGNFTQRSHLIKHERIHTGS; encoded by the exons atgcaggagaactacgagacggtgacctcactgg GATTCccaattcccaaacctgagctgatcgcccagctggaacgaggggaagagccatgggtgcCCGATCTCCAGGCCGGTGAGGAAAGAGAGGTTCTGAGATgcacctgcacag caggtgctgaGAGAGTCGGTGAGAACGTGGAGGGGAATCATCATGAGGAAGTTCCCGGGGAAGTGGAACTGCAGGGGACCTTTGTGGGaagagctgaagggaatttttcccagtgctgggaacagGGAGAAGCTTGTGGAAATTGGCACACGTCAGAGAGGCTGATGGGAAACCACCCAGGGAAGGAAGTGAATGAATCTATTAACTGTGGGGCAGGAGACAAGGATCCCACAGCCCTGCGGACAAATCCCAAGGAAGAGAAACCCTACCACTACCTGCAGTGTGAGAAAGGATTCATTGTGAGACCACAGCTTGttacacatcagacaatccatgCTGGAGAGAAACCTCTTCAATGCTTGGTCCCTGGGAAAATCTTCAATATCTGCTCAGACTTTAATAACCATGGGAAAAGCCACATAGAAGAGAAATCCTATCAATGCCTCGAGGGCAGGAACTGTTTGAATTCAGCACTAATTACACATCAGGTaaaccacacaggagagagagcccacaagtgcttagactgtggggaAAGTTACACACAGCAatcagaccttgttaaacatcaggcaatccacataGGAGACAGACCCCACAAGTGTttggattgtgggaaaagtttcaaaaacacatcagaccttgttaaacatcagtcattacacacaggagagagacctcataaatgcttagactgtgggaaaagttacaTATGGAGGTCGGAGCTTgttagacatcaggcaatccacacaggaaagagacctcataagtgcttagactgtggaaagaGTTTCACACAGCGATCATATCTTGTaacacatcagaggatccacacaggagagagaccccataagtgcttggattgtgggaaaagtttcatatggAGGTCAGAACTcgctaaacatcagagaatccacacaggagagaaaccccataggtgcttagactgtgggaaatgtTACACACGGCGGTCAAGCCTTGTttcacatcaggcaatccacactggagaaagaccgcataagtgcttagactgtggaaaaagcttcatacGGAGGTCAGCCCTTgttagacatcaggcaatccacacaggagagaaatccCATGAAAGTGTGGACTATGGGAAaggtttcatacagaggtcaaaccttgttaaacatcaggcaatccacataGGAGaaagaccccacaagtgcttggactgtgggaaaagtttcagagaCACAtcagcccttgttaaacatcagtcattacacacaggagagagacctcataaatgcttagactgtggaaaaagttacaTACGGAGGTCAGAGCTtgttagacatcagagaatccacacaggagagagaccctataagtgCTTGCACTGTGGAAAGGGTTTCACACAGCGATCATATCTTGTAACacaccagaggatccacacaggagagagaccctataagtgcttggactgtgggaaaagtttcatatggaagtcagaccttgttaaacatcgggcagtccacacaggagagagaccccatatgtgcttagactgtgggaaaagttacaCACGGCGGTCAGACCTTGTTAGGCATCAGGcattccacacaggagagagacctcataagtgcttagactgtggaaaaagcttcatacGGAGGTCAatccttgttaaacatcaggcaaaccacacaggagagaaatcccataagtgcttagactgcgggaaaagtttcatatcGAGGTCAGACCACCTTAAacatcagagaatgcacacaggagagagacctcacaAGTGTGTGGACTGTGAaaaaagtttcatacggaggtcagcccttgttaaacatcggaaaatccacacaagagagagaccctataagtgTTTGGACTGTGGGGAAAGTTTCGAAATCCCATCATCCCTTGTTTTACATCACAGATTCCACACAGGAAAGAGATCCCACAAGTGTTTAGTCTGTGGAAAAGGTTTCATATGTAGGTCACACCTtgttagacatcagagaatccatacaggagagagacTGTGGGGAAATTTCACGCAGAGATCACACCTCATtaaacatgagagaatccacacaggatcttAA